GGGCATCGGCCCCATCGTTATCGACAGCGTCGTCGAAATCGGTCGGGTTGCTGAAGCCGCCACACGGCACGGTCGAACCCAGCGGGTGCGCTTGCGCATCAATAGCGGGGTTCACGCATCAACCCACGAGTACTTGGCGACGGCGCGGGAGGACCAGAAGTTTGGTGTCCCGCTTGCGGAGGCTGAGGCGCTCGTGGAGCAGATTCGCATGCATCCTTCGTTGGATTTTGTGGGCATCCATTCGCATATTGGTTCGCAAATTTTTGATACTGCGGGCTTCGCTGAGGCGGCACGTCGTTTGCTTGAGTTGCATGCTCGTTTGTCGGTGGTTGCTCCGGTGCCCGAGCTCAATCTGGGCGGCGGCTTTGGTATCGCGTATACCTCGGTCGATCAGGCGTTGCCGGTTGCTGAGCTTGCCGCGTCGCTGGCTACGATCGTTGAGGTCGAGTGCGCTCGGCTCGAGATCCCGGTGCCGATCATTGCGATTGAGCCAGGCCGATCGATCATTGGTCCATCGACAACCACGCTCTACACGGTGGGCACGATCAAAGATGTTCTCGTTGATGGTGTGGCCGTGCGCAAGTACGTCAGCGTCGATGGCGGCATGAGCGACAACATCCGTCCAGCGCTCTACGAGGCCGACTACTCGGCTCGCATCGCCAATCGGGTTTCGGATGCTGCCCCCGAGCTTGCACGCATCGTGGGCAAGCACTGTGAAGCGGGCGACATCGTCGTGCGCGCCGAGTATCTGCCCGGCGACGTCGAGATTGACGACGTTATCGCCGTGCCAGCAACCGGTGCCTACGGTTGGGCGATGTCGAACAACTACAACTATCTTGCGCGCCCGCCCGTCGTTGCGGTGCGCGCTGGCCAGGCCCGCATCATTGTGCGCGGCGAAACCGAAGACGACCTACTCAGCCGCGACGCGGGAATTACACCATCGGGAGACTCTGAATGATCGAATACCGCAACCTTCGTGTCGCAGTTTTGGGCGGAGGGAGTGTCGGATCGCAGGTCACCGCACTGTTGCTCGAGCATGCTGACGAACTCGCCGCCCGTGCGGGAGCCGGGCTCGAAGTCGTGGGCGTCGCTGTCCGTGACCTTGACGCTCCTCGC
This portion of the Salinibacterium sp. NK8237 genome encodes:
- the lysA gene encoding diaminopimelate decarboxylase; translation: MFANPLAPEWLEAPAEANSLPSTVWSRSAARAENGELTIAGVTAGELVSRFGTPVYVVDEADAIARATEIKAAFDAEFTRIGSGVKVYYAGKAFLCTEVVRWMTAAGLNIDVASAGEMAVALAAGTDASHLGFHGNNKSLSEIDRAVRAGIGPIVIDSVVEIGRVAEAATRHGRTQRVRLRINSGVHASTHEYLATAREDQKFGVPLAEAEALVEQIRMHPSLDFVGIHSHIGSQIFDTAGFAEAARRLLELHARLSVVAPVPELNLGGGFGIAYTSVDQALPVAELAASLATIVEVECARLEIPVPIIAIEPGRSIIGPSTTTLYTVGTIKDVLVDGVAVRKYVSVDGGMSDNIRPALYEADYSARIANRVSDAAPELARIVGKHCEAGDIVVRAEYLPGDVEIDDVIAVPATGAYGWAMSNNYNYLARPPVVAVRAGQARIIVRGETEDDLLSRDAGITPSGDSE